GTACTACTAAAACTTCGGGAAGTCCGAAAGGATAGGTGAATGTATTGGCTGAATCAGGAGAATGGTATTTTGAATATCACATTCAGAAAGATCGCTTTGGATTGCTAGGTGATGTTGCCTCTGTACTGGGTATGCTCTCGATCAATATTGTGACGGTAAGTGGTGTTCACGATAGAAGACGAGGATTTTTACTTCAAGTCAATGATCCGGCGCGTATTGACACGCTTCAAGCCATGCTCTCGCAAGTGGATAATATTATCGTTACCGCACTGCGTCCCCCACATTTAATGGATCGCCTTGCATTAAAGCATGGGAAATTGATTGAACGCGAAGTAGATGATGCTCCATATAAGACATACAAATTTACGCGTGATGATTTAGGTCTATTAGTTGACTTCGTCGGTGAGCATTTAAAGCTATCGGGGAATCAGGTGATGGGTATTCGAGGCATGCCGCGTGTGGGGAAGACGGAGTCTATGGTGGCCGCTAGTGTTTATGCAGGTAAACGCTGGACATTTGTATCATCTACTCTTTTGAAGCAAACTTTACGAACAGATCTTACAGATGATGAGCTAAGTACAGATGATCACGTGTATATCATTGATGGTATTGTGTCGACAATGAGAGGAAACGAGGATCATATGCGGTTGGTGCGCCGGGTATTGCGATTAAATGCTCCTAAAATTATTGAACACCCGGATTTATTTGTACAGCGCACTGAGTTTTCATGGAATTTGTTTGATCGTGTCGTTGAATTGCGCAACTCGATGGATGAAGAGATTACTTACCAAGCGCTAGAAGATCCATTGATGGAGGGATAATGCAGTTGGAATGAGTTTAAGGAGGAATTCCGTTGCAAGAGAACGGATTGGGAAGCACGCGTGATGAGGTAGGAAAAGAACGTGCTGCGTTGCGTGAACTAGGTAATTATTTGCGTCAAACACGTGAGTCACGCAATATGACACTATCAGAGGTAGTGGAAACGACAAAGATCCGCAGTCGCTATCTGCAGGCGATTGAAGAAGGCGATCTCAGTATTATGCCAGGTATAGTCTATGCGCGCGGGTTTATTCGCAGTTATGCAGATTTTTTAGGGTTAGATGGTGCAAAACTCACGGCTCAATATTTGGCCCAAAAGGAAGGTGCCATGCAGGGTAATACAACAGATGAGGCTGTGTATCGTTCTACACCAAATTTTGTAGCGGGGACCGCACGTAAACAGTCACAAACAGTACATGCCGATAGACGGCAAAGGGCGACTCAAGTAGGTAGAAAAGAAGAACGGTTTCCGTGGCAAAACAAAATGGGCATACTTGCACTTGGCGTAGTTGTTTTAACGCTCATTGTGGTCATAACAACTGCTATGAATCAGCCGCGAGTAACCAAGTCAGCGGTTTCTGTGACTACATCGACTGCTCATGGGACGGCGGGTACTACAAAAGCTAAAGGAATTAGTAAACAACATGTGAAAAAGAGTATACCAACAGCACCCAAAGTGGTCCTAACAGAGGTTAGTAACACATCACTTTCTACTTCATTTCAAGTGGCAAGCACCGCACCATTACAACTATCTGTTACCGGGGTATCAGGTAAGTGCTGGATTCAGGTTGTTGGCGACGGACAAATGCTGGTGACAAGTGCAATTGTGGCACCTGGTCAGACTCAATCATGGACTGCAGTTCATTCTATTTCGATTGACGCAGGGGCTAGCAGAAATATTTCCATGACGATCAATGGATTACCTGTACCGCTTGTTCGATCAGCACTTGGAGGATATACGTATTCCTTTGTGAAAAAATAGGGGGAGTGTTCTGATGGCGAAGGAAGCTTCGTTTGATATTGTGTCAAATGCTGATGTGCAAGAGGTGATTAATGCGGTTCATCAGGCGCAAAAGGAATTGCAGACGCGTTTTGATTTTAAGGGCAGTAAGAGTGAGATCAACATGAGCGATGAAGATATTGTCGTTGTGAGTGATGACGAATATAAGCTTACGAGTGTGATTGATATTTTACAGACTAAGCTTATTAAACGTGGAATTTCTTTGAAAAGTTTAGATTATCAAGTGGTTGAGCCTGCTGCCAAGGGGACAGTGCGACAGACCATTCGCATTAAACAAGGTCTTGAGCAAGATGTAGCAAAAAAGATTGTGAAAATCATTAAAGATTCTAAACTAAAGGTGCAGGCAACGTTACAAGGGGATCAAGTACGGGTAACGGGAAAAAGTCGTGATGATCTTCAAATGGTGATACAAACGTTAAAAGGCGAAGATTTAGCGGCAGATTTGCAGTATGTCAATTACCGATGAGGCTTGTTTCAAATAATAAGTTTTGACACTTGATCTGTAACACTCTATAATTTATAAGAGTGAAATGGGTACATGGAAAGTGGCGGCGAATTCCGCTACATTTTTTTGTCTTGCTGTAACGTGGAGGAAGATATCGATGGCAAATCAACGCGTTTCGATTGTAACTTTAGGCTGCGAAAAAAACGCGGTGGATTCAGAAGTTATGGTCGGTTTGATGGAGCAAAAAGGGTATACCATGACTGATGATCCGGATTTGGC
This region of Sulfoacidibacillus ferrooxidans genomic DNA includes:
- a CDS encoding YajQ family cyclic di-GMP-binding protein, which translates into the protein MAKEASFDIVSNADVQEVINAVHQAQKELQTRFDFKGSKSEINMSDEDIVVVSDDEYKLTSVIDILQTKLIKRGISLKSLDYQVVEPAAKGTVRQTIRIKQGLEQDVAKKIVKIIKDSKLKVQATLQGDQVRVTGKSRDDLQMVIQTLKGEDLAADLQYVNYR
- a CDS encoding DUF3388 domain-containing protein; this encodes MAESGEWYFEYHIQKDRFGLLGDVASVLGMLSINIVTVSGVHDRRRGFLLQVNDPARIDTLQAMLSQVDNIIVTALRPPHLMDRLALKHGKLIEREVDDAPYKTYKFTRDDLGLLVDFVGEHLKLSGNQVMGIRGMPRVGKTESMVAASVYAGKRWTFVSSTLLKQTLRTDLTDDELSTDDHVYIIDGIVSTMRGNEDHMRLVRRVLRLNAPKIIEHPDLFVQRTEFSWNLFDRVVELRNSMDEEITYQALEDPLMEG
- a CDS encoding helix-turn-helix domain-containing protein, producing the protein MQENGLGSTRDEVGKERAALRELGNYLRQTRESRNMTLSEVVETTKIRSRYLQAIEEGDLSIMPGIVYARGFIRSYADFLGLDGAKLTAQYLAQKEGAMQGNTTDEAVYRSTPNFVAGTARKQSQTVHADRRQRATQVGRKEERFPWQNKMGILALGVVVLTLIVVITTAMNQPRVTKSAVSVTTSTAHGTAGTTKAKGISKQHVKKSIPTAPKVVLTEVSNTSLSTSFQVASTAPLQLSVTGVSGKCWIQVVGDGQMLVTSAIVAPGQTQSWTAVHSISIDAGASRNISMTINGLPVPLVRSALGGYTYSFVKK